GTCTTTATAAATGCGAAGGGTCAGAGCAATTAAATTCTTGACAGCACAGTTATTACCCAATATACACAACACAAATACGTTAACATTGATGAGAGGATCCAATGAAATCCAATGTAAAAAGCAAGGATTACCAGGATTTTCTGGATGACCTGAAAGGTTATTACGAAAAACATGATCATAAAGAAGAAAATATACCAGTGGGAAGCCGCATTAAGAAAATTAGAGAAATTCAGGGGATTGATATTGAACAACTAGCACAGATATCCGGCATCGATGCCAATTATCTACATGATATAGAATCACTTAAAGTATTTCCTGATCTGGGAACAATTATTCGTTTATCCAAAGCACTCAAAATATCAACAGGGCTTATCATTGATGAGCAATCTGGCCTGCCCTATGTAGTCATACGTAAAAATGAAAGGAAAAAAATAGCACGGAAAATCTCAGGTAAAAAAGACCATCCTCATTATGAATATCTTTCCCTTTCATCTGGTGTGATTTCACGCCATATGGAATCTTTCATAGTCAGGTTAACCAGCAATGTATATTATTCCCAGGATCTATCGGCACATGAAGGCGAGGAATTCCTCTATGTCCTTGAAGGGGCAATGAAGATTAAATTAGCTGATAAAGAGGAAACGCTGCATGCTGGTGACAGCATCTTTTATCACTCAACAATTCCCCATACTTTAAAGAGCATAAGCCCCAAGCCTGCTGTGATTCTTGCAGTGCTCTACACAGGGTAATGCTGTGTTACACAAAAGTTACAATATTATCATGATGCTTTTGCCAATATAGTACATATTGGGCAATAGTATAGTAACAATTACTATCGCACAAAATATTTTTATCTTCTTAACACCCAGCGGTAAACAACAATATTAAGCGCTTTCTGAATTGAGTTGACAATAAATAAAAAGGCATCGCGTACATCAAACATTGGGCTTGGCATTCCATACAAAAGCGATACAGGAATAAAGAGATTGCGTGCTCCAATGGGGCATCCCTTGATTCGTAAAACTCTTTTAGCAACAAGCTTCCCTTCAACTTTGGTACAATCGCCCACCAGCAATACACTACCACCCGGGATAACTACATCACCTTTGTATATTCCCGTAACAATAGCTCCTTTCTTTGCCTTTTTAAGTGAACCAGGTCTTCGTTTTTCAATAGTGCCCAGGCATCCTTTCACTGCAGCCTCACAGCCACCATCGCAGATGATGTCGGTGTTGGGGGCATACCCTGAATAAAACTTGAGCGGCGTATTAAGCTCCTGCAACACCTGAAACAACCTGCTCTGACCCTTGGGTTTTTTGCGTAGTTTTTCTATATCTACATTACCACTTATTGCAATATCCTTGTTATTGCATGAACCATACCCACGCTCAGATGCAAGCCGCAAATGCAACACATCCTGAGGGCGATAGTTCATGATATAGGCTGCAACCACATCAGCAGCCAGTGGATCGTTGGAAATAATGAGTGCTCCCAGCCTCACCGGATATGGTGCTGATTCAAACCCATAGGTAATATCAATTGCGTCAGAAACTATTAAATCAGGATAACCTGCTTCCAGAAGGTCCACAATTTTTTCGTGTATGCGATAGTCATGGTAAAGCATTCTTTCTTTATGAGTAAGTATGCCAATATTCAATTTCAACGCATTGGTTATTGACGCAAAGATATGATACTTTAACTTTGGCATCCATATTTTGAAGTTTGCCTGTGCAATATATGTAGAAAGATCTATTTCCTTATGCCATTTTGCCTTAGCAAGCTTTACTCTAACGACTGGATGCTCATTCAAATCAATAACTGGCACTCTCAGTCGTTCAGCTAAATCAAAATACCCCGCTTCTTTTAAAAAAAGCCTGGAAGGAATTCCATACCCACCCGATTCACCTATGGTAATAGTGTTGATATTATTTTGACGCAATACATTGACCATAGCTTCAACGACACTTGGATGGGTATACGAATTAAAGATATATTGCTTGTTTGCAGTTACCACATTTGGTTTTATAAAGACCTTATCTTGTAACTGTATTTTTAGCTCTTTAATTGACTTTTGAATAATGCTTTCAATTTTTTGTACATCATATTCTTCAATTTGTTGCACTATTACCTTTGGCTTTTTCATAAAAATACCCTCAAATTTGATATTACAACATTTCAAAGATATATTGTTAAAATTATACCAATTGTCAATAAAAATATACAACTTGCATGTAATAAGGCTATTCTGGTTCACAGTGGCAAAACATGGTGTATAGTACCACTAACGGCTCATTTCTATTATTCAACTTTTTGCCTGATATAAAATATATGGTTTTTTTAATTGAATATCACTTAATAAAAGTTTACTGAGTAGTACACAAGATATAAAGACATACTCAAAAGGTCATCATGAAGCTCATTCAGGATTGTAAAAAAATTCAAAGATTGTAGGCATGTCACAAAATAACAGTAGCGTGAGAGTTTCACTATAAAGCTTATAATTAAGATATGTGGAAAACTAGGAGTTATTCCTGTAACGACAGTGATTTAAAATAATTTTGATTAATCGTAATTGTCAGATTTACCGTAGGATAGTAACACCATAAAGATAAATACAA
The nucleotide sequence above comes from Spirochaetota bacterium. Encoded proteins:
- a CDS encoding XRE family transcriptional regulator, giving the protein MKSNVKSKDYQDFLDDLKGYYEKHDHKEENIPVGSRIKKIREIQGIDIEQLAQISGIDANYLHDIESLKVFPDLGTIIRLSKALKISTGLIIDEQSGLPYVVIRKNERKKIARKISGKKDHPHYEYLSLSSGVISRHMESFIVRLTSNVYYSQDLSAHEGEEFLYVLEGAMKIKLADKEETLHAGDSIFYHSTIPHTLKSISPKPAVILAVLYTG
- a CDS encoding DUF362 domain-containing protein; protein product: MKKPKVIVQQIEEYDVQKIESIIQKSIKELKIQLQDKVFIKPNVVTANKQYIFNSYTHPSVVEAMVNVLRQNNINTITIGESGGYGIPSRLFLKEAGYFDLAERLRVPVIDLNEHPVVRVKLAKAKWHKEIDLSTYIAQANFKIWMPKLKYHIFASITNALKLNIGILTHKERMLYHDYRIHEKIVDLLEAGYPDLIVSDAIDITYGFESAPYPVRLGALIISNDPLAADVVAAYIMNYRPQDVLHLRLASERGYGSCNNKDIAISGNVDIEKLRKKPKGQSRLFQVLQELNTPLKFYSGYAPNTDIICDGGCEAAVKGCLGTIEKRRPGSLKKAKKGAIVTGIYKGDVVIPGGSVLLVGDCTKVEGKLVAKRVLRIKGCPIGARNLFIPVSLLYGMPSPMFDVRDAFLFIVNSIQKALNIVVYRWVLRR